Proteins from a genomic interval of Sphingobacterium sp. SYP-B4668:
- a CDS encoding TlpA family protein disulfide reductase, with amino-acid sequence MEKFKIWLKKNWSLTLLFAIFVFLLVSPDAKAWLMRQIISTGLLNSKIEEKNVEKPADENIATITESFSVKDESGQLINVSELKGKVVFINFWASWCPPCRAEFPSIQKFYEKYEGNDDLVFLTINLDDEPQAGKLYLKKEKFTIPFLIPNGNIPNEYFSGSLPTTVVLDKTGKIRMHHAGMADYSKDSFYEEINQLLKD; translated from the coding sequence ATGGAAAAATTCAAAATATGGCTCAAAAAAAACTGGAGCCTAACACTTTTATTCGCAATATTCGTTTTTTTATTGGTAAGCCCAGACGCAAAAGCGTGGTTAATGAGACAGATTATTTCAACAGGTTTACTTAATTCAAAAATTGAAGAGAAAAATGTTGAAAAACCTGCTGATGAAAATATAGCAACCATCACTGAAAGTTTCAGCGTAAAAGATGAAAGCGGACAATTAATCAATGTTTCTGAACTGAAAGGCAAAGTGGTTTTTATTAATTTCTGGGCATCTTGGTGTCCACCTTGCAGGGCTGAATTTCCTTCGATTCAGAAGTTTTACGAAAAATATGAGGGAAATGACGATCTCGTCTTTCTCACGATAAATTTAGATGATGAACCACAAGCCGGAAAACTTTACCTTAAGAAAGAAAAATTTACTATTCCATTTTTAATTCCAAACGGAAATATTCCCAATGAATATTTCAGCGGTTCACTCCCAACAACTGTTGTTTTGGACAAAACCGGAAAAATAAGAATGCATCACGCAGGAATGGCAGATTACAGCAAGGATTCTTTCTATGAGGAAATCAATCAACTTCTAAAAGATTAA
- the mgtE gene encoding magnesium transporter, with protein sequence MEDLEIQVERVEQLVEEKNLAGLSEYLNELNISDVEELIDELPEHAALFLEVLSLNRAVNVFRILDFPTQERVFKKLPASKVREIINDLPPDDRTSFFSELKGDVVKQLIIMLTPQERKEALSLLGYPEDSVGRLMTPDYITVKEYWNMNRVLDHIRRYGSASETIDVLYVIDGNGKLVDDLRIRDVLIADENTLVGDLIDNRLISLNANDPQEEAVTVFRMNNRVALPVVDEQGIMLGIVTIDDILWVANEEYTEDMQRFGGTEALDEPYLDVAISHLVKKRAGWLVILFLGQLLTATVIEHFEAQLATVMALFALVPLIMSSGGNSGSQASTLIIQAMALGEVTLADWWRVMKREFLSGLTLGLILGTLGFIRIATWQSFSHAYGDHWIIIGFVVSLSLVCVVLWGSLTGSMLPFLLKRLGADPASSSAPFVSTLVDVTGLLIYFTFVTLLLSEVQL encoded by the coding sequence ATGGAAGATTTGGAAATACAAGTAGAACGTGTAGAGCAGCTCGTCGAAGAAAAAAACTTGGCTGGGCTTTCTGAATATCTGAATGAGCTCAATATCTCGGATGTAGAGGAATTGATCGATGAATTGCCTGAACATGCAGCTTTGTTTTTGGAAGTCTTAAGTTTGAATCGTGCAGTTAACGTGTTTAGGATTTTAGATTTTCCAACACAAGAACGAGTATTCAAAAAGCTTCCTGCGTCTAAGGTACGTGAGATCATCAATGATTTGCCTCCAGATGACCGTACATCTTTTTTTAGTGAGTTGAAAGGTGATGTCGTCAAGCAGTTGATCATCATGCTTACGCCACAAGAACGGAAAGAAGCACTTTCACTATTGGGATATCCTGAAGATAGTGTGGGACGTTTAATGACGCCCGACTATATTACCGTTAAGGAATACTGGAACATGAATCGGGTCTTAGATCATATCCGTAGATATGGTAGTGCTTCGGAGACGATCGATGTGCTTTATGTCATTGATGGGAATGGCAAGTTAGTAGATGACCTACGTATCCGTGATGTGCTGATTGCAGACGAAAATACTCTGGTCGGAGATTTGATTGACAACAGGTTGATATCTCTCAATGCCAATGATCCACAAGAGGAGGCTGTAACTGTATTCCGGATGAATAATAGGGTAGCGTTGCCCGTCGTGGATGAACAAGGCATTATGTTGGGTATTGTAACGATTGATGATATCCTCTGGGTTGCGAATGAAGAGTATACGGAGGATATGCAACGTTTTGGGGGTACAGAGGCTTTAGATGAACCCTATCTGGATGTGGCAATTTCCCACCTAGTTAAGAAAAGAGCTGGTTGGTTGGTCATCCTGTTTTTGGGGCAGTTGCTCACTGCTACAGTGATTGAGCATTTTGAGGCCCAATTGGCGACCGTGATGGCTTTGTTTGCTTTAGTGCCACTCATTATGTCTAGCGGCGGGAATAGTGGCTCACAGGCGTCGACGTTGATTATACAGGCAATGGCGTTGGGAGAAGTCACGCTTGCAGATTGGTGGCGGGTGATGAAACGCGAATTTTTGTCGGGACTTACATTGGGACTGATCTTGGGTACACTTGGTTTTATACGGATCGCTACTTGGCAGAGTTTTTCACATGCCTATGGAGATCATTGGATTATTATTGGTTTTGTGGTGAGTCTCTCGTTGGTCTGTGTGGTATTGTGGGGGTCCTTGACAGGGTCGATGCTGCCATTCTTACTTAAGAGATTAGGTGCCGATCCAGCCAGTTCTTCCGCTCCATTCGTTTCAACATTGGTAGACGTTACCGGCTTGCTAATATATTTTACCTTCGTTACATTGCTTTTGAGCGAGGTGCAGCTATAG
- a CDS encoding site-specific integrase, which yields MASVSAKIFEHHKKADGTYNVKIRVYHNGERKYIDTAHYVVRKQLTKDFKIKDPFVADIVEQQLRDYRKVISDLEGKLDFFSAETLRDYLRDKDEDIDFIKFCDTHIARLRSEGRTKTAENQNVVRNSLVDYFKRTSVSINEIHYNMLVAYERFLKTKRTLIRLNQFGQPITITMDGVKDATVHNYMRDLRTLFNEARNQFNNEDIGICRINHYPFKKYKVGSPPLTKKRNNTLEQVVTIRDCVTKPGSRAELAKELYMLSFYLCGINAIDLYQLRPEDIRNGRLDYNRSKTKGKRKDNAFISIRVVDEAKPLLEKYIGRLSERYSTIGALNKALSKGMEQICKLMSIPEATFYWARHTFANTARNDCRMSKDDVALALNHVDEGNRTTDIYIAKDWKIVDDVQRKVIAQLRKVEDRILKKMQAKDNSDKIAA from the coding sequence ATGGCATCCGTAAGCGCAAAGATTTTTGAACATCACAAGAAAGCTGATGGCACTTACAACGTAAAAATCCGTGTCTACCACAATGGTGAAAGAAAGTACATCGACACGGCACATTATGTGGTCAGAAAGCAACTGACCAAAGATTTTAAAATCAAAGACCCCTTTGTTGCTGATATAGTCGAGCAACAGTTGAGGGATTACCGCAAAGTTATCAGCGACCTCGAAGGCAAACTTGACTTTTTTTCGGCGGAGACATTGAGGGATTACCTGAGGGACAAGGACGAGGACATTGATTTTATAAAGTTCTGCGATACCCATATCGCTCGGCTAAGAAGTGAGGGCAGGACCAAGACAGCCGAAAACCAGAACGTGGTACGGAACAGTCTGGTCGATTACTTCAAACGCACCTCGGTATCCATCAATGAAATCCACTACAACATGCTGGTGGCGTATGAAAGGTTTTTAAAGACAAAGCGTACCCTTATCCGCCTCAACCAATTTGGGCAGCCCATAACGATCACCATGGACGGTGTGAAAGATGCAACCGTACACAATTACATGCGCGACCTGCGTACGCTGTTCAACGAGGCCCGAAACCAATTCAACAACGAAGATATCGGCATCTGCCGCATCAATCATTATCCGTTCAAGAAATACAAGGTCGGTTCGCCGCCCCTCACCAAGAAGCGGAACAATACTTTAGAACAGGTGGTGACTATACGCGATTGTGTGACCAAGCCGGGTAGCCGTGCGGAATTGGCCAAAGAACTGTACATGCTTTCGTTCTACCTCTGCGGTATCAACGCTATTGACCTCTATCAGCTTAGGCCGGAAGATATCCGTAATGGCAGGTTAGACTACAACCGCTCCAAAACCAAAGGCAAGAGAAAAGATAATGCCTTTATCAGCATCAGGGTCGTTGATGAGGCCAAGCCGCTGTTGGAGAAATACATCGGTAGACTAAGTGAGCGTTACTCAACAATAGGGGCTCTAAACAAAGCATTGAGCAAGGGAATGGAGCAGATATGTAAACTGATGAGCATACCCGAAGCAACCTTTTATTGGGCCCGCCACACCTTTGCCAATACCGCGCGCAACGATTGTCGTATGTCCAAAGATGATGTGGCTCTTGCGCTCAATCACGTTGACGAGGGCAACCGTACGACAGATATTTATATTGCCAAAGATTGGAAGATTGTGGATGATGTACAAAGGAAAGTGATTGCACAGCTTCGGAAAGTCGAAGACAGGATATTGAAAAAAATGCAGGCTAAAGATAATTCAGACAAGATCGCTGCATAA
- a CDS encoding c-type cytochrome, with protein MLLQINTPVPKDIPLDLPLPEWLLVTLLIVSFLLHIIFINLMVGGSIVVLWAQVKGLKDKQYDVFAYEIAKTITVNKSIAVVLGVAPLLSINTLYTVYFYSANALTGFAWIMIIPLVTIAFLLTYLHKYSWSAMKNHKALHIGIIALSVLIFLFIPLIFLTNVNLMMFPEKWGTIKGFLSALVLPNVFPRYFEFLGACVSVTGVFIVWYNGRKNYPFEEIYNNFTRAQVKRVGYHIALVGLAGQIVFGAIVLMTLPAKGVSFEVIEIMGVAGGLLVLALWWIWQTVKDTDENLNRHFWKITMAIFAFMICYGGSRQMYRHNALDKHQQMMAAHTASFQALSKEARENYVEEEAELKIDESLGDLAKGTALFQASCSGCHQLDQQLVGPPIREMKQIYEKDEMGLIAWIKAPGRKRMELMQMPGFPQIPDEDLKEIAKYILSVE; from the coding sequence ATGTTATTACAAATAAACACACCAGTACCCAAAGATATACCATTGGATTTACCACTGCCTGAATGGCTACTGGTCACACTATTGATCGTTTCTTTTCTACTTCATATTATTTTTATCAACTTGATGGTTGGAGGTAGTATCGTCGTCCTTTGGGCTCAGGTCAAAGGCTTGAAGGATAAACAGTATGATGTGTTTGCATATGAGATAGCGAAGACTATCACTGTCAATAAAAGTATTGCTGTTGTATTGGGAGTAGCCCCTTTATTGAGTATCAATACGCTTTACACCGTTTACTTTTATTCTGCAAATGCGCTAACTGGATTTGCATGGATTATGATTATCCCATTGGTTACTATTGCGTTCTTGTTGACTTACTTGCATAAGTACAGTTGGAGTGCGATGAAAAACCATAAAGCACTACATATCGGCATCATAGCGTTATCCGTTTTGATATTTTTATTTATTCCCTTAATATTTTTGACGAACGTCAACTTGATGATGTTTCCTGAAAAATGGGGAACGATAAAAGGTTTTCTCAGTGCATTGGTTTTACCGAACGTTTTCCCCAGATATTTTGAGTTTTTAGGTGCTTGTGTTTCGGTTACAGGAGTATTCATTGTCTGGTACAACGGGCGTAAAAATTATCCGTTTGAAGAAATCTATAACAACTTCACCAGAGCCCAGGTTAAGCGCGTCGGCTACCACATCGCATTGGTTGGGTTAGCGGGACAGATCGTTTTTGGTGCTATTGTATTGATGACATTACCCGCAAAAGGGGTGAGTTTTGAGGTTATCGAAATTATGGGGGTAGCTGGGGGATTGCTCGTTTTAGCGCTATGGTGGATATGGCAAACGGTAAAAGACACCGATGAAAACCTGAATAGGCATTTTTGGAAAATAACGATGGCCATATTTGCTTTCATGATCTGTTATGGCGGAAGCCGCCAAATGTACCGACACAATGCTTTAGACAAGCATCAACAGATGATGGCAGCACATACCGCTTCATTTCAAGCCTTGAGTAAAGAAGCACGGGAAAACTATGTTGAAGAAGAGGCGGAATTAAAAATTGATGAGTCATTGGGCGATCTTGCAAAAGGGACTGCTCTCTTTCAGGCGAGTTGTTCAGGTTGCCACCAATTGGATCAGCAACTGGTGGGGCCTCCAATAAGGGAAATGAAGCAAATTTATGAGAAAGATGAGATGGGATTAATTGCTTGGATAAAAGCACCGGGGAGGAAGCGCATGGAACTGATGCAGATGCCTGGTTTCCCACAGATACCGGATGAAGATTTAAAAGAAATTGCAAAGTACATTCTGTCTGTTGAATGA
- a CDS encoding phosphoglycerate kinase, producing the protein MKTIDDLNFSGKKALIRVDFNVPLDEQFNVTDDNRIQGALPTIKKILKDGGSVILMSHLGRPKEGPTDKYSLKHIVAYLSKVIGVDVQFADDCIGSQAIEKSAALQSGQVLLLENLRFYKEEEKGDKDFAGKLSKLGDVYVNDAFGTAHRAHASTAVIAQFFPNSKYFGYLMAAEVSNAEKIMNKPERPFTAIMGGAKVSDKLELIEALLDKVDNLIIGGGMAYTFVKARGGEIGQSLVELDKLDLANRLVKKAEEKGVNLVLPTDSQIADRFANDAAVYDGPNDQIPADKMGLDIGKESGKHFADIILSSKTILWNGPMGVFEMETFSKGTKAVADAVVAATERGAFSLIGGGDSAAAVSKFKMTEHVSYVSTGGGALLEYMEGKELPGVKAINE; encoded by the coding sequence ATGAAAACGATTGACGATTTGAATTTCTCTGGCAAAAAAGCCTTAATCCGTGTAGATTTTAATGTTCCTTTAGACGAACAGTTTAATGTAACGGACGATAACCGCATACAGGGAGCACTCCCTACTATAAAAAAAATACTTAAAGACGGTGGTTCTGTAATTTTGATGTCTCACTTGGGCAGACCTAAAGAAGGACCTACAGATAAGTATTCTTTGAAACATATTGTAGCATATCTCTCTAAGGTGATAGGTGTTGATGTTCAGTTTGCCGACGATTGTATAGGAAGCCAAGCGATTGAAAAATCAGCTGCTTTACAATCAGGTCAAGTGCTATTATTGGAAAATCTTCGTTTCTATAAAGAAGAAGAAAAAGGAGATAAGGATTTTGCTGGAAAATTATCCAAATTGGGTGATGTTTATGTGAATGACGCTTTCGGAACAGCACATCGTGCGCATGCTTCAACGGCAGTTATCGCCCAATTCTTTCCAAATAGCAAATATTTTGGTTATCTAATGGCTGCCGAAGTGTCTAATGCCGAAAAGATAATGAACAAACCTGAGCGTCCGTTTACTGCAATTATGGGCGGGGCTAAAGTTTCGGATAAGTTGGAATTAATTGAAGCGTTGCTAGATAAAGTTGATAACTTAATTATTGGTGGTGGAATGGCTTATACTTTTGTAAAAGCACGGGGTGGTGAGATTGGACAATCTTTGGTCGAGTTGGATAAATTGGATCTAGCAAATAGGTTGGTTAAGAAAGCTGAAGAAAAGGGTGTGAATTTAGTATTGCCCACAGATAGTCAGATAGCTGATCGATTTGCTAATGATGCAGCGGTATATGATGGTCCTAATGATCAAATACCAGCAGATAAAATGGGGCTAGATATTGGAAAAGAGTCTGGAAAGCACTTCGCCGACATTATTTTGTCTTCTAAGACAATTCTTTGGAATGGTCCAATGGGCGTTTTTGAGATGGAGACCTTCTCGAAAGGTACTAAGGCAGTTGCTGATGCGGTCGTAGCCGCGACCGAGAGAGGTGCATTCTCTTTAATTGGTGGGGGAGATTCTGCAGCAGCGGTATCTAAATTCAAAATGACTGAACATGTTAGCTACGTCAGTACCGGTGGAGGTGCTTTGCTTGAATATATGGAAGGTAAAGAGCTTCCAGGTGTGAAAGCTATTAATGAATAA
- a CDS encoding SCO family protein, which produces MNKVLLLLMAISFASCQENKLPYLGTASTQGDTTIYPTIDSFTMLNQDSMEVSSNSLRNKIHVASFIFLSCPTICPQMSAQMKEVQEKTQSMDDVLLLSYSIDPKRDTIPALKAYANKIGAKGNKWHFLYGNQEEVMRLADKSYYAIAYPDSLAPGGFTHSGGLLLVDKDLHIRGVYDGTSNEETKRLLKDIAILKKEK; this is translated from the coding sequence ATGAATAAAGTCTTGTTGTTATTAATGGCGATTAGTTTTGCCTCTTGTCAGGAGAACAAATTACCTTATCTGGGCACAGCTTCAACGCAGGGGGATACTACCATTTATCCGACGATTGACTCGTTTACGATGCTCAATCAAGATAGTATGGAAGTATCCTCAAATAGTTTGAGGAACAAGATACATGTGGCATCGTTTATTTTCCTTTCCTGTCCGACAATTTGTCCCCAGATGAGCGCTCAGATGAAAGAGGTGCAGGAGAAAACCCAGAGCATGGACGACGTGCTTCTGCTTTCGTATAGCATTGATCCGAAACGGGATACCATACCTGCCCTAAAGGCGTACGCTAATAAAATAGGAGCAAAAGGTAATAAATGGCATTTTCTGTATGGGAATCAGGAAGAGGTAATGCGCTTGGCGGACAAATCTTATTATGCGATTGCATATCCTGATAGTCTGGCTCCCGGAGGTTTTACGCATAGTGGAGGCCTGCTTTTAGTCGACAAGGATCTTCATATCCGGGGAGTATATGATGGCACATCAAACGAAGAAACAAAAAGGCTGTTGAAAGACATCGCTATACTAAAAAAAGAAAAGTAA
- a CDS encoding AraC family transcriptional regulator, whose protein sequence is METIKFNKTECGVDFLLNVLPSDEIGEAYLSRKLFNTDYFEIVFFKKGSGQLTLNYQKIEVQDNSIIFISPFQKRQWKLDAENFDFTVLAFQEDFLNEFFSDKLFTYRLSYFYQLEFPLNMQVEKESIERYCVLLSEIKSELVKTRVDSVHIIRSLIYYLLQKLNRVYAETHHLSLKNQDTSYAFQFKKLIQTNIEHKQRISDYTELMGISRITLNKAVKEQFNLTATDLLKQSLLIEIKDYLIHSEMTISEIAYKLHISEPNHLMRFFKKQTGMTTTEFLADYQNGSIS, encoded by the coding sequence TTGGAAACAATAAAATTTAACAAGACAGAATGCGGGGTAGATTTTCTGCTCAATGTACTTCCTTCTGATGAAATCGGGGAGGCATATCTTAGTCGAAAATTGTTTAATACAGATTATTTTGAAATCGTTTTTTTCAAGAAAGGGAGCGGTCAGCTTACACTCAATTACCAAAAAATAGAGGTTCAGGATAACAGTATTATTTTCATTTCTCCTTTTCAAAAACGCCAATGGAAACTTGATGCTGAAAATTTTGATTTTACGGTTTTGGCCTTTCAAGAGGATTTTCTGAATGAATTTTTCTCCGACAAACTATTTACCTACCGTTTATCTTATTTTTATCAGTTGGAATTTCCGTTAAATATGCAGGTTGAAAAAGAAAGCATAGAGCGGTATTGCGTATTGTTATCAGAAATTAAAAGCGAATTAGTAAAAACCAGAGTGGATAGCGTACATATTATCCGTTCCCTAATCTATTACCTTTTACAGAAATTAAACAGGGTATATGCCGAAACGCATCACTTATCATTAAAAAATCAAGATACCAGTTATGCGTTTCAATTCAAAAAACTGATTCAAACAAATATCGAACATAAACAGCGAATCAGCGATTATACAGAACTAATGGGCATCAGTCGTATTACCCTAAACAAGGCTGTAAAAGAGCAGTTCAATCTGACAGCAACGGATCTGTTAAAGCAAAGCTTGCTAATTGAAATCAAAGATTACCTTATCCATTCTGAAATGACTATTTCTGAAATAGCTTACAAACTCCATATTTCAGAACCCAACCATCTAATGCGTTTTTTTAAGAAGCAAACCGGGATGACAACCACCGAATTTTTAGCCGATTATCAAAATGGTAGCATTTCTTGA
- a CDS encoding helix-turn-helix domain-containing protein, which translates to MVVRTEEINVLTLEDMGSPNIGFIVTPLHTFNQRYGFLSLPNQRMFYTIIYFEEEGGRFAIDQTIVQVEKGEALSIAPSSVCTFEIHKEAKGWILLFTDAFFTKRYNDNVLHDFSFLKNNAVYKQLENNIDISKLRMMMDSMYDELKLSDKDSKTILRSYLNIVLGMLERCSGIRLATPYNKERENRVRAFEQLLEQYYKSERFPSFYAEKLNISTNYLNRICRERRNKSVGELIRDRILMEAERLLYHTFKTVSEISFELGFDSSSYFITFFKKKHGISPEEFRKMQR; encoded by the coding sequence ATGGTTGTCAGAACAGAAGAAATAAACGTTTTGACACTGGAAGATATGGGAAGCCCTAATATAGGCTTTATTGTCACTCCGCTTCACACCTTTAATCAACGATATGGTTTTCTGTCCTTACCCAATCAAAGAATGTTCTATACGATCATCTATTTTGAGGAAGAAGGGGGAAGATTTGCCATCGATCAGACGATCGTACAGGTTGAAAAAGGAGAAGCACTGAGCATTGCACCATCCAGTGTCTGCACATTTGAAATACATAAAGAAGCGAAAGGTTGGATTTTGCTTTTTACGGATGCCTTTTTTACAAAACGTTACAACGATAACGTGTTGCATGATTTCTCTTTCTTAAAGAATAATGCAGTATATAAGCAATTGGAAAACAACATCGACATTTCCAAGTTGCGTATGATGATGGATTCGATGTACGATGAGCTCAAGCTGTCGGATAAAGACTCTAAAACGATTCTGAGGTCTTATTTGAATATTGTACTGGGTATGCTGGAACGTTGCAGCGGTATACGGCTTGCCACGCCTTATAATAAGGAAAGAGAAAATAGGGTTCGGGCATTCGAACAATTGCTCGAACAATATTACAAAAGTGAGCGCTTTCCTTCATTCTATGCAGAGAAGTTAAACATATCGACCAATTACCTGAACCGGATCTGTCGGGAGCGACGCAATAAAAGTGTGGGTGAATTGATACGGGACAGAATTCTAATGGAAGCAGAGCGATTGCTATATCACACGTTCAAGACCGTGTCCGAAATTTCATTTGAACTGGGATTTGACAGTTCTTCGTACTTCATCACCTTTTTTAAAAAGAAACATGGAATCAGTCCAGAGGAGTTCCGCAAAATGCAAAGATAA
- a CDS encoding c-type cytochrome: MDFPMFHLDWLNDRFLIAVIAIIHVMINHGLAVGFIPYITWLEYKGVKNAPADQITDTKWDELIYNKMKVAFIITTTIGAMTGVGIWFSVALVSPSSIGSLIRVFYWAWFTEWIVFVTEVVLIMIYYLTWKNSNKSLNAKLKHIRFGAFLSLASWITMVIIVSILGFMMDPGNWNTDKSLLNGFTNPIYIPQLAFRTPVAMLVGGIFGMLLTTIFSKKGSAIRILAIKYAGKWVMFWTPFAIAGAIYYWNVMPDAMKANMSTAVGSMDFEEYYDLLKYFIVGAASLSITLALWATFRPKKVNFALVVVPCLFVFGFLGIFERVREFVRKPYVIGNYMYSNLLREEDYPLYKKDGVLKHATYATVSEITPENKVLAGRDVFMLTCSRCHTSNGINSIVEVFENMYGKDKPLNEQAMASYIPNMHQGRAFMPPFPGNKKELEALVAYIKQLQSSGESLQGAQSEGVVVNPINAIDEVAKRIEADLAQKEQEDDNN; this comes from the coding sequence ATGGATTTTCCTATGTTTCATTTGGATTGGTTGAATGACCGCTTTTTAATAGCCGTCATTGCCATCATCCACGTTATGATTAACCACGGTCTGGCCGTAGGTTTTATCCCTTACATTACCTGGTTGGAATACAAAGGTGTTAAGAATGCACCGGCAGACCAGATAACTGATACCAAATGGGACGAGCTTATTTATAATAAGATGAAGGTAGCGTTCATCATCACGACTACAATCGGTGCCATGACCGGTGTCGGCATCTGGTTTTCTGTTGCTCTGGTCAGTCCAAGCTCGATCGGGAGTTTGATACGTGTGTTCTATTGGGCCTGGTTTACGGAATGGATCGTTTTCGTAACCGAAGTTGTACTTATCATGATCTATTACCTTACGTGGAAAAATTCCAATAAATCGTTGAACGCAAAACTAAAACACATACGATTTGGCGCTTTTTTAAGTCTTGCTTCTTGGATTACGATGGTGATTATCGTATCTATTTTAGGATTCATGATGGATCCTGGGAACTGGAATACGGACAAAAGTTTGCTTAATGGGTTTACAAATCCTATTTATATTCCTCAACTGGCATTTCGCACACCTGTAGCCATGTTGGTTGGTGGAATATTCGGGATGCTGTTGACAACTATATTTTCAAAAAAAGGATCCGCAATACGTATTTTAGCTATCAAATATGCAGGTAAATGGGTCATGTTTTGGACACCATTTGCCATCGCGGGAGCAATTTATTATTGGAATGTGATGCCCGATGCGATGAAGGCTAATATGAGTACAGCGGTAGGTTCTATGGATTTCGAAGAATATTATGATTTGCTGAAATACTTTATCGTAGGAGCCGCATCGCTGTCAATCACACTTGCGCTATGGGCCACTTTCAGACCTAAGAAAGTAAATTTTGCACTTGTAGTTGTACCGTGTCTATTCGTTTTCGGATTTCTCGGCATATTTGAGCGAGTGCGCGAATTCGTACGTAAACCCTATGTCATCGGAAATTACATGTACTCCAATCTCCTCCGTGAAGAAGATTATCCCTTGTATAAAAAAGATGGTGTGTTAAAGCATGCAACTTATGCTACCGTCAGTGAAATTACTCCTGAAAATAAAGTTCTCGCCGGCCGGGATGTGTTTATGCTAACGTGTAGCCGCTGCCATACAAGCAATGGTATCAACTCGATTGTCGAAGTATTTGAAAACATGTATGGCAAGGATAAACCGTTGAATGAACAAGCTATGGCGAGCTACATCCCGAATATGCATCAAGGAAGGGCATTCATGCCTCCATTTCCGGGGAATAAAAAAGAGCTCGAGGCATTAGTAGCATACATCAAACAACTGCAAAGCTCGGGTGAGTCGCTGCAGGGTGCGCAGTCCGAAGGTGTTGTAGTTAACCCCATAAATGCGATCGATGAGGTAGCAAAGCGCATAGAGGCTGATTTGGCGCAAAAAGAACAAGAAGACGATAACAACTAA
- a CDS encoding GNAT family N-acetyltransferase, producing the protein MTYKALYDSPTVEKYRFLRETCGLFPKSEKAATIALKNSLCSVVVLDTDSKNEVIGMGRLVGDGGCHCQIVDICVLPEHQKRGLGKLIMTMLNDFIERELPSSCYVNLITDGDAYDLYAKYGFEPVWPKSRGMGKVVKNY; encoded by the coding sequence ATGACATACAAAGCTCTGTACGATTCTCCCACTGTAGAAAAATACCGATTTCTAAGAGAGACTTGCGGGCTTTTCCCAAAGTCAGAAAAAGCCGCAACAATAGCGCTAAAAAATTCACTTTGCAGTGTTGTCGTCTTAGATACAGACAGTAAAAACGAAGTGATAGGTATGGGAAGATTAGTTGGAGACGGGGGCTGCCATTGCCAAATTGTAGATATTTGTGTATTACCAGAGCATCAAAAGAGGGGGTTAGGAAAGCTTATCATGACGATGCTAAATGATTTTATTGAACGCGAATTGCCATCATCTTGCTATGTCAATCTTATTACCGACGGCGATGCTTATGACCTGTATGCCAAATATGGTTTTGAGCCCGTGTGGCCAAAATCGAGAGGTATGGGAAAAGTGGTTAAGAATTATTAA
- a CDS encoding cysteine hydrolase family protein, with product MSKQALIVIDIQNEYFENGALPLVNPETASLNARKVLDHFRANNLPIAHIQHITANPEALPIFVEGTPGVEIHENVKPLAEEKVFQKFYPNSFRETGLGEYLKENEVTEVIITGMMTHMCVDATTRAAFDFGYKCTVLGDTCASRDLEINGKTVKADDVHHAFLAALEFFYAEIKSTEDFLSA from the coding sequence ATGAGCAAACAAGCATTGATTGTCATCGACATCCAGAATGAATATTTTGAAAACGGAGCACTTCCGTTGGTAAACCCTGAAACGGCGAGTCTAAATGCCCGCAAGGTCCTGGACCATTTCAGAGCAAACAATTTACCCATTGCACACATCCAGCACATAACGGCTAACCCAGAAGCATTACCTATTTTTGTTGAAGGAACTCCCGGTGTAGAAATCCACGAAAATGTAAAGCCACTTGCTGAGGAGAAAGTTTTTCAAAAGTTTTACCCAAACAGTTTCAGAGAAACAGGACTTGGGGAATATTTAAAAGAAAATGAAGTAACCGAAGTGATTATTACAGGAATGATGACCCATATGTGCGTGGACGCAACCACCCGCGCTGCATTTGACTTCGGCTATAAGTGTACGGTTCTCGGTGATACTTGTGCGTCACGAGACTTGGAAATTAATGGTAAAACGGTAAAAGCTGATGATGTGCACCATGCGTTTTTAGCAGCATTAGAATTTTTCTATGCGGAGATAAAAAGTACAGAAGATTTTCTATCTGCATAA